In Sporosarcina sp. PTS2304, a genomic segment contains:
- a CDS encoding YceI family protein produces the protein MNKWKVDPTESTVEFSVPHMMVSKVTGTFGSFSGELQGNIADLTKCKIHFQVDVQSIHTQNKERDVHLCSADFFDAQTYPHMTFTSQSIYADNDGKYRMMGELTIKQTMKRVLFCITPVEVNVFGACYVAEGEINRKEFGLTWNRAIEAGGVMVGENIDIQMTIAVIKAT, from the coding sequence GTGAATAAATGGAAGGTCGATCCAACCGAGTCTACCGTTGAGTTTTCAGTCCCACATATGATGGTTTCCAAAGTGACTGGAACTTTCGGAAGTTTTTCAGGTGAACTACAAGGAAATATAGCAGACTTAACAAAATGCAAGATTCATTTTCAAGTAGACGTTCAATCGATTCATACACAAAATAAAGAACGCGATGTACATTTGTGTTCAGCAGACTTTTTCGATGCACAAACCTATCCTCACATGACTTTCACTTCTCAATCGATTTATGCAGACAATGATGGCAAATACCGCATGATGGGAGAATTGACGATTAAACAGACGATGAAAAGAGTATTGTTTTGTATTACTCCTGTAGAAGTCAATGTATTCGGAGCATGTTATGTAGCAGAAGGCGAAATCAACAGAAAAGAATTTGGCCTAACATGGAACCGGGCCATTGAAGCTGGCGGTGTAATGGTCGGTGAAAATATTGATATCCAGATGACTATAGCGGTCATAAAAGCTACTTAA
- a CDS encoding DsbA family protein produces MKIEVWSDYVCPFCYMGKRRLEEALAEVNVTEPVEMEFKAYMLDPNTPVASGQSFLEGMAKKFNVSESEAEYMMKNIESQAQTVGLHYQMKKMKTSNTLDAHRLTKFAAVQGKGEQVAELLMHSHFIEGEHIDTEEVLVAIAEEAGLDTAQTKEMLQSDDFTEKVHADMQQAREMGIKSVPFFLFNKKYAVSGSQSKEAFIEALTKVAEEEVAE; encoded by the coding sequence ATGAAAATCGAAGTTTGGTCAGACTATGTTTGTCCGTTTTGCTATATGGGGAAAAGACGACTGGAGGAAGCGTTGGCAGAAGTAAATGTCACTGAACCAGTGGAGATGGAATTTAAAGCATATATGCTTGATCCGAATACACCAGTCGCGTCCGGTCAGTCGTTCCTAGAAGGGATGGCAAAGAAATTCAATGTTAGTGAATCAGAAGCAGAGTATATGATGAAGAACATCGAGTCACAAGCTCAAACAGTAGGTCTTCATTATCAAATGAAAAAGATGAAAACATCTAATACGTTGGATGCTCATCGTTTAACGAAGTTTGCAGCGGTACAGGGAAAAGGTGAACAAGTAGCGGAGTTGTTAATGCATAGCCATTTTATAGAAGGCGAGCATATTGATACGGAAGAAGTATTAGTCGCTATTGCGGAAGAAGCAGGATTGGATACAGCACAAACGAAGGAAATGTTGCAAAGTGATGATTTTACTGAAAAAGTCCATGCAGATATGCAGCAGGCGCGTGAAATGGGAATTAAAAGTGTTCCTTTCTTCTTATTCAATAAGAAGTATGCTGTTTCTGGTTCGCAATCCAAAGAAGCATTTATCGAAGCACTAACAAAAGTAGCTGAAGAAGAGGTGGCGGAGTAG
- the murB gene encoding UDP-N-acetylmuramate dehydrogenase — MSKHRWFEDLKLNIKNGWLLVDEPLKKYTKTRLGGKADIVAAPGTIEEVQAVVTYAYENDIPILLLGNGSNMVVRDGGVRGIVLYMANFNHIEIIGDTMIAEAGAHIIDASKAAAKACLTGLEFACGIPGSIGGAMAMNAGAYGGEIKDIITQATVMDDTGKIFILSKDELELGYRKSIITAKGYYVLSAEFLLTPGIQCDIDSTVADLTYQRESKQPLEYPSAGSVFKRPPGYFAGKLIQDSGLQGKGFGGAEVSTKHAGFIVNKKDATAADYIQTIQMVRDEVKKKFGIDLEMEVKIVGEELTE, encoded by the coding sequence ATGTCAAAACATCGATGGTTTGAAGATCTCAAGCTCAACATAAAAAATGGTTGGTTATTAGTTGATGAACCGTTAAAAAAATATACGAAAACACGTCTCGGCGGTAAAGCGGATATTGTAGCAGCACCTGGAACGATAGAAGAAGTTCAAGCAGTCGTCACATATGCTTATGAAAATGATATACCGATTCTATTATTAGGTAATGGTTCGAATATGGTCGTTCGTGATGGCGGCGTTCGTGGAATTGTGCTTTATATGGCGAACTTTAATCATATTGAAATTATCGGAGACACTATGATCGCCGAAGCAGGTGCCCATATTATTGACGCTTCCAAAGCGGCAGCGAAAGCGTGTTTAACTGGTTTGGAATTTGCGTGTGGAATTCCGGGTTCTATCGGCGGTGCGATGGCCATGAATGCCGGAGCATACGGTGGAGAAATTAAAGACATTATTACGCAGGCTACGGTAATGGATGATACAGGGAAGATCTTTATTCTTTCTAAAGATGAATTGGAACTCGGATATCGGAAAAGTATTATCACAGCAAAAGGATATTATGTGTTGTCTGCTGAGTTCTTGCTTACACCAGGCATCCAATGTGATATAGACTCTACTGTAGCGGACCTAACGTACCAGCGGGAATCAAAACAGCCGCTGGAATACCCTTCAGCAGGAAGTGTATTCAAACGTCCTCCGGGATACTTTGCTGGCAAGTTGATTCAGGACAGCGGATTACAAGGAAAGGGTTTTGGCGGTGCAGAAGTATCGACGAAACATGCAGGGTTTATCGTCAATAAAAAGGATGCTACTGCAGCAGACTATATCCAAACTATTCAGATGGTACGGGATGAAGTGAAGAAGAAGTTTGGCATTGATTTAGAGATGGAAGTGAAAATTGTTGGGGAAGAACTTACAGAGTGA
- a CDS encoding universal stress protein translates to MGKMKSRMDESILVCVYYGPNGERLIKRGYKIAAIMDCPLYVLTVDPAPLDDFDVEKSEYIDRWKELAEELDVEAFIIRDEEKRPTAKVIKEVAHHYGITQIIIGQTAQSRWEEITKGSFMNVLLREIPFVDFHVVSVDRAIKNEVEGTFEKGVRAYLIQDGEGFRINFTLSKQAQYEGIFFKEIGTDFNNGIFKFMQNNKICQVQIEDDQVLDTSKIECKLHD, encoded by the coding sequence ATGGGCAAAATGAAAAGCCGTATGGACGAGAGTATCCTCGTTTGTGTGTATTACGGTCCAAATGGTGAACGTCTCATTAAAAGAGGATATAAAATCGCAGCCATTATGGACTGTCCACTGTATGTTTTAACAGTGGACCCAGCACCACTCGATGATTTTGACGTAGAAAAGTCCGAATACATTGACCGTTGGAAAGAACTGGCGGAAGAACTGGACGTGGAAGCGTTTATCATTCGCGATGAGGAAAAGCGACCGACTGCGAAAGTGATCAAAGAAGTCGCTCATCATTACGGCATTACACAAATCATCATCGGTCAGACAGCACAAAGCCGCTGGGAAGAAATCACAAAAGGTTCTTTTATGAACGTTTTGCTTCGTGAGATCCCATTCGTCGATTTCCATGTAGTGTCCGTCGATCGTGCGATTAAAAACGAGGTAGAAGGCACTTTTGAAAAAGGTGTACGTGCATATCTCATACAAGATGGTGAAGGCTTCCGCATTAATTTCACATTGTCCAAACAAGCGCAATACGAAGGAATTTTCTTCAAAGAAATCGGCACAGACTTTAATAATGGCATTTTCAAATTTATGCAAAACAATAAAATTTGCCAAGTACAAATTGAAGATGACCAAGTACTCGATACGAGTAAAATTGAATGTAAGCTGCATGACTAA